Below is a genomic region from Phytohabitans houttuyneae.
ATGTCCATCGTGCCGGCCAGCGCGTACGCGACGACGAGCGGCGGGGACGCGAGGTAGTTCATCTTCACGTCGGGGTTGATGCGCCCCTCGAAGTTGCGGTTGCCGGAGAGCACCGACACCACGCTGAGGTCGGCCTCGTTGACCGCCGCCGAGATCGCCTCGGGCAGCGGGCCGGAGTTTCCGATGCAGGTGGTGCAGCCGTAGCCGACGAGGTGGAAGCCGAGCTTCTCCAGGTACGGCGTGAGGCCGGCCCGCTCGTAGTAGTCCATGACCACCTTGGAACCGGGCGCGAGCGTGGTCTTCACCCACGGCTTGCGGTTGAGTCCCTTGTCCACCGCGTTGCGGGCGAGCAGCGCGGCGCCGATCATGACCTGCGGGTTGGACGTGTTGGTGCACGAGGTGATCGCGGCGATCACCACGGCACCGTGGTCGAGCTCGAACTCCGCGCCGTCGTCACCGGTCACCCGCACCGGGTTGGAGGCGCGCCCGTTGGCGCCGGCCGCGGCCGACACGAGGTCGCGCGGCTGGTCGTTGGGGTCGTCGGCGTGGCCCACCGCGGGCGGGTCGCTCGCCGGGAACGACTCCTCGGACGCCTCGTCGGCCGAGCCGTTTTCCTGCACGTAGCTCTTCAGCGCGCCCCGGAACAGCGTCTTCGCGCTGCCCAGCGGCACCCGGTCCTGCGGGCGCTTGGGGCCGGCGAGCGAGGGCTCGATCGTGGCGAGGTCGAGCTCCAGCCGCTCCGAGTAGTCCGGCTCGGCGTCGGGGTCGTGCCACATGCCCTGCCGCTTCGCGTACGCCTCGACGAGCGCCACCTGCTGCTCGGTGCGGCCGGTCAGCCGCAGGTAGCGGATGGTCTCCGCGTCGATCGGGAAGATCGCGACGGTCGACCCGTACTCCGGCGACATGTTGCCGATCGTCGCCCGGTTGGCCAGCGGCACCGCGGCCACGCCAGGCCCGTAGAACTCCACGAACTTGCCGACCACGCCGTGCTTGCGCAGCATCTCGGTGATCGTGAGGACCAGGTCGGTCGCGGTGGTGCCGGGAGGCGCCTCGCCGTGCAGCTTGAAGCCGACAACGCGGGGGATGAGCATGCTGACGGGCTGGCCGAGCATGGCCGCCTCGGCCTCGATGCCGCCCACGCCCCAGCCGAGCACGCCGAGGCCGTTGACCATCGTGGTGTGCGAGTCGGTGCCGACGACCGTGTCCGGGTACGCCTGGCCGTTGCGCTCCATGACGGTGCGCGCCAGGTACTCGATGTTGACCTGGTGCACGATGCCCGTGCCCGGCGGCACGACCTTGAACTCGTTGAACGCCGTCTGCCCCCACCGCAGGAACTGGTAGCGCTCGCGGTTGCGCTGGTACTCCAGCTCCACGTTGCGCGCGAACGCGTCCTGGCGCCCGAACAGGTCCGCGATCACCGAGTGGTCGATGACCAACTCCGCCGGCGCCAGCGGGTTGACCTTGGTGGGGTCGCCGCCGAGGTCGCGCACGGCCTCGCGCATGGTGGCGAGGTCGACGACGCACGGCACGCCCGTGAAGTCCTGCATCAGCACCCGGGCGGGCGTGAACTGGATCTCCACGCTCGGCTCCGCGGTGGAGTCCCAGCCGCCGAGTGCGCGGATGTGGTCGGCGGTGATGTTCGCGCCGTCCTCGGTACGGAGGAGGTTTTCGAGCAGGATCTTCAAGCTGTACGGCAGGCGTTCGTGCCCCTCAACCTTGTCGACCGTGAAGATCTCGTAGCTCGCGTCACCGACGTCGAGCCGGCTCTTGGCACCGAAACTGTCGAGACTCGCCACGTCGTGCTCCCTCCTGCCGTGTCGTCACTGCCAGTCTTTCGCACAGGGATGCCCACCGCCGTGGTGAGGCAACCCTTAGAAACCGTACGTCCGTCTTGTTGCCGTGACCCAGCTTACCCTGCTTCCGAGCCAAGCCCTCCCCCGGGTGCGCCCGCAGTTCGGCACGATCGTCGCGGTCGGTGACTGTGGATCAGGTGCAGGCGGTGTGAGCTTCGAAATCTTGGTGGGTTAGCGCGCTATTTCGACGCTAACTTGCCGAGATCTGCCGGAGCGGGCTCCTGGGTCGAGCTGGGCGACAGCGGAGGGTGAGGCGGCAACCGCGTGCACAGCGGCAGCTCACAGCAAAGTCGCGCTGCCTCACTTCGATCGAGGGAAGAGCCGCCAGCACGCTAGGCGGCAGCGCACCCCACCGCCAAGCCCTTCCCCATCTCCGAGGCGGCCCGGGGTCTGGGGCCGGAGGCCCCAGGGTCTTCGTGGGCTGAGCGCAACCAACAACGAAGGGCGAGGCCGCGGGAGCAACGGTCCGGATCACCACGGACACCGCGGCAGCCCAAAAACCGACCCCGGACGACCCGGCGCCCGTATCCGCAAGCTCGCCCCCGATTGCAGCCGCCGCCAACCTGATGCCCCGGGCCGGGCCCCAAGCCGGACCCGGACCACCGCGGACAGCTCAGTACCTCAAGCCGCCGTCCACGGCGCGTTCGCTCCACACAGGATCAAACAAGGATGGTCACCCGGCATCGTCCCGGCCAGCCACGCCGCGAACGGTGCCGCCGCCGCGGGCTCGACCGCGAGCCGGAACTCCTCCCACAACCGATCCCGCGCCGCGACGATCGCCTTGTCCTCGACCAGCGCCAGATGCAAGTTCGCGTCGCGGAGGATGGCGAACGGGATGCGGCCCAGCCGGGTGGCGCCGAGCGCGGACGCGGCGATCGAGTCGACCGGGCTGTCGACCGGCTCGCCGGCGGCGATCGCGGCGTGCAGGCAGGCGCAGTTTTCCGGCTCGACGCCGACCACGGCGGTGCCGGGCGGGGAGGCGAGCGCTACGCCGGAGATGAGGCCGCCACCGCCGACCGCTACCGCCACGGTGTCGCACTCGGGGGCCTGGGTGGCGATCTCCAGCGCGATCGTGCCCTGGCCGGCCACCACGTCGGGGTCGTCGTACGCCGGCAGGTAGCGCAGGCCCGCACGCTCGGCGTGTGCCCGCGCGGCCGCCTCCGCCTCGGCGTACCGGCTGCCGTGGCGGACCACCTCGGCGCCGGTGGCGGCGATGCGCGCGGCCTTGTCCGGCGGCACCGTCTGTGGCACGTAGATGGTGGCGCGGACGCCGAGCTGCGCCGCGGCCGTCGATACGCCGATGCCGTGGTTTCCGCCGGAGGCGGTCACGACCGGCGCGGCGTGGCCCGCCGACAGCAGCGCGTTGAGCGCGCCGCGCACCTTGAACGAGCCCGTGAGCTGCAGGTGCTCCAGCTTGAACGTCACCGGCCTGCCGTCCACGACGGTGGGGAAGACGGGCGTGCGCCGCACGTACGGCGCGATCCGTCCCGCGGCCGCCGCCACGTCCCCGGCGACGGGCAGCACCAACTCGACCATCCGACCCCTCCTGCAACATCTTGCAGAATCTTTCTGCAAGGGCTAGCGTGCGGACACCCCGGAACCCCAGGAAGGCCGTCGATGAAACGCTCCGTCCTGCTGTCCGTCGCTGCCGTGTCCACACTCCTCATCAGCACCGCACCGGCGAGCGCCGCCGCGGAAAAGGCACCGCCACCAGCCAAGCACGAGATCACCGCGAAGGCCGAGCAGTTCTACTTCATGCTGCCCGACCGCTTCGCGAACGGTGACCGGCGCAACGACCGCGGCGGGCTGGCGGGCGATCGGCTCGCCACCGGGTACGACCCGGGCGACAAGGGGTTCTACCACGGCGGTGACCTGCGGGGCGTGATCGACAAGCTGGACTACATCCAGGGGCTGGGCACCACGGCCATCTGGATGGCGCCGGTCTTCAAGAACCGGCCCGTGCAGGGCGACAGCGCCGGCTACCACGGGTACTGGATCACCGATTTCACCGAGCTCGACCCGCACTTCGGCACGAAGGCCGACCTGCGTGAGCTCATCGCCAAGGCACATTCGCGTGGCATCAAGGTCTACCTGGACATCATCACCAACCACACCGCCGACGTGATCCGGTACGCCGAAGGCGAGTACGGCTACGTCGACAAGGCCACCGAGCCGTACCGTGACGCGCAGGGGCGCCCCTTCGAGGACCGCAACTACGCCGACGGCACGCGCGCCTTCCCCGCCGTCGACGCGGCCAAGAGCTTCCCCTACACGCCGGTCTTTCCCACGAAGGCCGACGAGCGGGTCAAGGTGCCGGCGTGGCTGAACGATCCGACCATGTACCACAACCGCGGCGACTCGACCTTCTCCGGCGAAAACAGCGAGTACGGCGACTTCTTCGGCCTCGACGACCTCTGGACCGAGCGGCCCGAGGTGGTGGAGGGGATGACGAAGATCTACGCCGACTGGGTCAGGTCGATGGGCGTGGACGGCTTCCGCATCGACACCACCAAGCACGTCAACATGGACTTCTGGCCGCGGTTCACCAGCGGGATCGAGCGGGTCGCCAAGCCGGACTTCTTCATGTTCGGCGAGGTCTACAGCGCCGACCCGGCGTTCACCTCCTCCTACGTGCGCCAGGGTGGGCTGCCGGCCACGCTCGACTTCCCGTTCCAGGAGGCGGCCCGCGGCTACGCGGCGCAGGGTGCCTCGGCGCGGACGCTCGCCGACCTGTACGCGGCCGACGACCTCTACACCGCCCGCGAAACCGGCGCGACCCGGCTGCCCACGTTCCTCGGAAACCACGACATGGGGCGGATCGGGTCGTTCGTCGCGGCCGGCGGCACCGACCCGGCCACCCACCTGCGGCGGGACGTGCTCGCGCACGAGCTGATGTTCCTCACCCGCGGCCAGCCGGTGATCTACTCCGGCGACGAGCAGGGCTTCACGGGGCCGGGCGGGGACAAGGACGCGCGGCAGGACATGTTCGCCTCGACCACGCCCGACTACCTCGACGACGACCTGCTCGGCACGGACCGCACCCACGCCACCGACCAGTTCGACACCGGCCACCCGATCTACCGGGCCATCGCCGACCTGGCCAAGCTGCGCCGCGACCACCGCGCACTGCGCGACGGGGTCCAGGTCACCCGCCACGCCGACGACGGCGCCGGCGTCTTCGCCTTCTCCCGCATCGACCCGCGCGAGCGAGTTGAATACATCGCGGCCGTCAACAACGCCACCTCCGCGCGGACGATCACCGTCGACACGTGGTCCAGCTCTTTCACGAAGGTGTACGGGCAGGGGAGCGCGACCGGCGGCGGACGCCTCACGATCACGGTGCCCCCGCTCTCCTCCACTGTCTTCCGCGCTGCCGCGCCGGTCCCGCCCGGCGCCGCCCCCACGGTCGCGCTCACCTCGTCCACCGGCCCCGTCGCCGGCCAGGCCGAGGTGGTGGCCGAGGTCACCGGCGACCCGCTGGCCACTGTCACGTTCGAGGCGCGGGTGGACGATGGACGGTGGACGGAGCTGGGCACGGCCCGGCGGGCGCCGTACCGGGTCACGCACGACCTGGCCGGACTGCCCGCCGGCGCCGCGCTGGAGTATCGGGCGGTGGTCCGCGACAGCGAGGGGAGGACGGCGTCGGTGCGGTCCCGGGCGAGCGTGGCGACACCCCCTCAGGGCGGCAGCCGGGACTGGCTCGTCGTGCACTACGACCGCGCGGAGGACGACTACGGCGACTGGGGCCTCTACACGTGGGGCGACATCGACTCCGCGTGGGAGACCCAGTGGCCGGCCGGGCAGCCGTTCGCCGGCGAGGACGAGTACGGGCGCTTCGCCTGGGTCAAGCTCAAGCCGGGCGCGAAGAGCGTCGGCTTCATCGTGGTCAACTCCGCCGGCGTGAAGGATGTCGACGCCGACCGCTTCGTCGACGTGACCAAGCACGGCGAGGTGTGGGTGCGGCAGGGTGACCCGGCCGTGGCGACGAGCCACGACAAGCCGCCCGTGGAGGAGGGCGTGGCGATCCTCCACTACCGCCGGCCGGCCGGAGACTGCCTTTCCGACCTATGCCTTACGGCCGGAGACCCTTATGACGGCTGGGGCCTGCACGTGTGGGACGGCGCCG
It encodes:
- the acnA gene encoding aconitate hydratase AcnA, whose protein sequence is MASLDSFGAKSRLDVGDASYEIFTVDKVEGHERLPYSLKILLENLLRTEDGANITADHIRALGGWDSTAEPSVEIQFTPARVLMQDFTGVPCVVDLATMREAVRDLGGDPTKVNPLAPAELVIDHSVIADLFGRQDAFARNVELEYQRNRERYQFLRWGQTAFNEFKVVPPGTGIVHQVNIEYLARTVMERNGQAYPDTVVGTDSHTTMVNGLGVLGWGVGGIEAEAAMLGQPVSMLIPRVVGFKLHGEAPPGTTATDLVLTITEMLRKHGVVGKFVEFYGPGVAAVPLANRATIGNMSPEYGSTVAIFPIDAETIRYLRLTGRTEQQVALVEAYAKRQGMWHDPDAEPDYSERLELDLATIEPSLAGPKRPQDRVPLGSAKTLFRGALKSYVQENGSADEASEESFPASDPPAVGHADDPNDQPRDLVSAAAGANGRASNPVRVTGDDGAEFELDHGAVVIAAITSCTNTSNPQVMIGAALLARNAVDKGLNRKPWVKTTLAPGSKVVMDYYERAGLTPYLEKLGFHLVGYGCTTCIGNSGPLPEAISAAVNEADLSVVSVLSGNRNFEGRINPDVKMNYLASPPLVVAYALAGTMDIDLANEPLGTGSDGQPVFLNDIWPSPTEIEDVIAKSIASEMFTRDYADVFAGDERWQSLPTPTGDTFSWSGDSTYVRKPPYFEGMAPDPAPVTDIAGARVLARLGDSVTTDHISPAGSIKPDSPAGKYLAEHGVQRHEFNSYGSRRGNHEVMIRGTFANIRLRNQLVPGVEGGFTVNHLTGEQSTIYDASVAYQEAGVPLVILAGKEYGSGSSRDWAAKGTMLLGVRAVIAESYERIHRSNLIGMGVLPLQYPAGETAETLGLEGTETFTITGVEQLNEGTTPRTVKVTTDAGVEFDAVVRIDTPGEADYYRHGGILQYVLRKMLSA
- a CDS encoding serine/threonine dehydratase — its product is MVELVLPVAGDVAAAAGRIAPYVRRTPVFPTVVDGRPVTFKLEHLQLTGSFKVRGALNALLSAGHAAPVVTASGGNHGIGVSTAAAQLGVRATIYVPQTVPPDKAARIAATGAEVVRHGSRYAEAEAAARAHAERAGLRYLPAYDDPDVVAGQGTIALEIATQAPECDTVAVAVGGGGLISGVALASPPGTAVVGVEPENCACLHAAIAAGEPVDSPVDSIAASALGATRLGRIPFAILRDANLHLALVEDKAIVAARDRLWEEFRLAVEPAAAAPFAAWLAGTMPGDHPCLILCGANAPWTAA